From Solwaraspora sp. WMMD1047, the proteins below share one genomic window:
- a CDS encoding hemerythrin domain-containing protein yields the protein MSDAVTLIQQDHRTLAALLDRMRDPAADRATLVEDTVARATAHLRAEEKVYPILAGTDPVEYGEVHRGVPASGEVEERLRILRAADPDDAEFDRALRELTMVFTRHVGEEEAELLLHAGRRIDPDTLSAATAIFDARRRQELRVYGIDDTSG from the coding sequence ATGTCGGACGCGGTAACCCTGATCCAACAGGACCATCGGACGCTCGCGGCGCTTCTCGACCGGATGCGGGATCCGGCCGCCGACCGGGCGACGCTCGTCGAGGACACGGTCGCCCGGGCCACCGCCCACCTGCGGGCCGAGGAGAAGGTGTACCCGATTCTGGCCGGCACCGACCCGGTCGAGTACGGCGAGGTGCACCGGGGGGTACCGGCCAGCGGCGAGGTGGAGGAGCGGCTGCGGATCCTGCGGGCGGCCGATCCGGACGACGCCGAGTTCGACCGCGCGCTGCGGGAGCTGACCATGGTGTTCACCCGGCACGTCGGCGAGGAGGAGGCCGAGTTGCTGCTGCACGCCGGTAGGCGGATCGATCCCGACACGCTCTCCGCGGCGACGGCCATCTTCGACGCCCGTCGCCGCCAGGAACTGCGCGTGTACGGCATCGACGACACCTCGGGATGA
- a CDS encoding AraC family transcriptional regulator has protein sequence MVRFGQHTGEADGEPPVHGDAGIATITLRDLSGTSRLRRPRLLDQHLLLLCTVGHGTQEVDFQVHPCRPGTLIWARPGQVVRSGGQPGLDAIIVTWRPEVLTGLGSADPSTIRHGTGYWQLAGEDEDAVINEVSQLVVDCQRHRAGEPAADLLRHQLAVLLLRLALLPTDGARTGSADRPPARTGDRAGAGAGRPAAGRLLTLDRYPGGATAPGRPRNDGPPVRDSGNGAVSGGMAGTYQRLRHELERSHRDTRRVEDYAERLDCSVRTLTRACLAVTGRSAKQVIDDRVALQAMRLLAATDTPIADIGRWLGFPEPTNFGRFFQREVGQSPGAFRATLGGGRSDPAGRPAAEPRPPRLPGQRHSG, from the coding sequence ATGGTCCGTTTCGGTCAGCACACCGGTGAGGCGGACGGGGAACCGCCCGTCCACGGCGACGCCGGCATTGCCACCATCACCCTGCGTGATCTCTCCGGGACCAGCCGTCTGCGCCGACCTCGGCTGCTCGACCAGCACCTGTTGCTGCTCTGCACGGTCGGGCACGGAACCCAGGAGGTCGACTTCCAGGTCCACCCCTGCCGGCCCGGGACGTTGATCTGGGCCCGGCCCGGCCAGGTGGTCCGCTCCGGCGGGCAGCCCGGCCTGGACGCCATCATCGTGACCTGGCGTCCGGAGGTGCTGACCGGTCTCGGCTCCGCGGACCCGTCCACGATCCGGCACGGGACCGGGTACTGGCAGCTCGCCGGCGAGGACGAGGACGCGGTGATCAACGAGGTCAGCCAACTGGTGGTCGACTGCCAGCGGCACCGCGCCGGCGAACCCGCCGCCGACCTGCTACGCCACCAGCTCGCGGTGCTGCTCCTGCGCCTCGCCCTGCTGCCCACCGACGGCGCCCGCACCGGCAGCGCGGACCGACCGCCGGCCCGGACCGGGGACCGCGCCGGGGCCGGCGCCGGGCGTCCCGCGGCCGGCCGGCTACTCACCCTGGACCGGTACCCGGGCGGCGCGACCGCGCCCGGCCGCCCCCGCAACGACGGCCCGCCGGTACGCGATTCCGGCAACGGCGCGGTCAGCGGCGGCATGGCCGGTACGTACCAGCGCCTGCGGCACGAGTTGGAGCGGTCGCACCGCGACACCCGGCGGGTGGAGGACTACGCGGAGCGGCTGGACTGCTCGGTCCGGACCCTCACCCGGGCCTGCCTGGCCGTCACCGGACGCAGCGCCAAACAGGTCATCGACGACCGGGTCGCCCTGCAGGCGATGCGGCTGCTGGCCGCCACCGACACGCCGATCGCGGACATCGGACGGTGGCTCGGCTTCCCCGAACCGACGAACTTCGGGCGGTTCTTCCAGCGTGAGGTCGGGCAGAGTCCCGGAGCGTTCCGGGCCACCCTGGGCGGCGGCCGGTCGGACCCGGCCGGGCGGCCCGCCGCCGAGCCCCGCCCGCCGCGGCTGCCCGGCCAGCGTCACAGCGGGTGA
- a CDS encoding Rrf2 family transcriptional regulator — protein MQISARGDYAVRAALSLAAAYPSLLSALAIAQQQEMPRKFLEAVLADLRRAGVVRAQRGAEGGYTLSQPPREITIGTVLRAVDGPLAGVRGLRPEETTYAGAAENLPGLWVAVRAAVREVVDEVSLAELVSGRMPAHVRKLTARPDAWQPR, from the coding sequence GTGCAGATATCCGCGCGCGGGGACTACGCGGTCCGGGCGGCGCTGAGCCTCGCCGCCGCGTACCCGTCACTGCTGTCCGCCCTGGCGATCGCCCAGCAGCAGGAGATGCCCCGCAAGTTTCTGGAGGCGGTCCTCGCCGACCTGCGCCGGGCCGGGGTCGTCCGGGCCCAACGCGGGGCCGAGGGTGGCTACACGCTGTCGCAGCCACCCCGGGAGATCACCATCGGTACGGTGCTGCGCGCGGTCGACGGCCCGCTCGCCGGGGTCCGCGGTCTGCGCCCGGAGGAGACGACGTACGCCGGTGCGGCCGAGAACCTCCCCGGGCTCTGGGTCGCGGTGCGGGCGGCGGTCCGTGAGGTGGTCGACGAGGTGAGCCTCGCCGAACTGGTCAGCGGCCGAATGCCGGCGCACGTGCGTAAGCTCACCGCCCGCCCGGACGCCTGGCAGCCACGCTGA
- a CDS encoding DUF4236 domain-containing protein, which produces MGLMFRKRKRYGPLILNFTENGFSSWSIKIGRWSWNSRARAHRVDLPGPLSWKQDKSRS; this is translated from the coding sequence ATGGGTCTGATGTTCCGTAAGCGCAAGCGGTACGGCCCGTTGATCCTGAACTTCACCGAGAACGGTTTCTCGTCGTGGAGCATCAAGATCGGCCGTTGGTCCTGGAACTCGCGGGCCCGCGCGCACCGTGTGGACCTGCCCGGCCCGCTCTCCTGGAAGCAGGACAAGTCCCGCAGCTGA
- a CDS encoding VOC family protein, whose amino-acid sequence MGIHRLNHAVLYVSDLARSVAFYRDVLGFRPIPMTPDGFAGAAFLQAPDSTNDHDLGLFEIGSAAGPSQAGRSTVGLYHLAWEVDTLDELSATAARLADAGALAGSSDHGTTKSLYGRDPDGLEFEVVWLIPADLLDDRAVEARKRIGRLDLAREKQRYGGQTRGGVGVSVPS is encoded by the coding sequence ATGGGCATCCATCGACTCAACCACGCGGTCCTCTACGTCAGTGATCTCGCCCGCAGTGTCGCCTTCTACCGCGACGTGCTGGGCTTCCGGCCGATCCCGATGACCCCGGACGGCTTCGCCGGCGCGGCCTTCCTGCAGGCACCGGACTCCACAAACGACCACGACCTCGGCCTGTTCGAGATCGGCTCCGCCGCCGGGCCGTCGCAGGCCGGCCGGTCCACGGTCGGCCTCTACCACCTGGCCTGGGAGGTCGACACCCTCGACGAGCTGTCGGCCACGGCCGCCCGGTTGGCCGACGCCGGGGCGCTCGCGGGCAGCTCCGACCACGGCACCACCAAGAGCCTCTACGGCCGGGACCCGGACGGACTGGAGTTCGAGGTGGTCTGGCTGATCCCCGCCGACCTGCTCGACGACCGGGCGGTCGAGGCGCGCAAGCGGATCGGTCGGCTCGACCTGGCCCGCGAGAAGCAGCGCTACGGCGGACAGACCCGCGGCGGCGTCGGCGTCTCCGTACCGTCCTGA
- a CDS encoding MarR family transcriptional regulator → MIGVMTRWLDPDEQRTWRAFLTASRGLMETLDRELQRDAGMPHAYYEILVRLSEAPGRRLRMSELAKLNSSSRSRLSHAAARLEESGWVRRESCPTDRRGQVAVLTEAGFQALAAAAPGHVEGVRRHLFDQLSPAEIDQLRRISEALADHLDPDRPTT, encoded by the coding sequence ATGATCGGCGTCATGACCCGGTGGCTCGATCCCGACGAACAACGGACCTGGCGGGCGTTCCTGACCGCCTCCCGCGGACTGATGGAGACCCTCGACCGCGAACTGCAGCGCGATGCCGGCATGCCACACGCCTACTACGAGATCCTCGTCCGACTCTCCGAGGCACCCGGCCGACGGCTGCGGATGAGCGAACTCGCCAAGCTGAACAGCTCCTCCCGCAGCCGGCTGTCGCACGCCGCCGCGCGGCTGGAGGAGTCCGGCTGGGTCCGCCGGGAGAGCTGTCCGACCGACCGGCGCGGCCAGGTGGCGGTGCTCACCGAGGCCGGCTTCCAGGCCCTGGCGGCGGCCGCCCCCGGCCACGTCGAGGGGGTACGGAGACACCTTTTCGATCAGCTCAGCCCGGCGGAGATCGACCAGCTCCGGCGGATCAGCGAGGCGCTCGCCGACCATCTCGACCCGGATCGCCCGACAACATGA
- a CDS encoding tetratricopeptide repeat protein, producing the protein MSSGFGDLTRQANQLVAAGDLAGAQELLGAALANADPSPANASAELADAAGLQARVLVALGEPHSARGWAAFAYAAASRLHGPADQRTVAAAATLAAVLHRVGSHDRSALLYRDVIIELTATDGPESLRVLAAHADLATVEYARGECEVARTRLQEAWELHREVYGDGHLSGIKMLARLGAMQRDCGHFTEGHGHLALARELCREHLPADHPLATQVAALARAAANPDHVCADEDAVAGPEPLAGPTTEQATPGHPSDLGHPRQYGGHGGERPVGSAAESTGRHAAGADRTGDHPTSRAGEYHPTNQAGDQHPAGRVADHPTGQAAAGRYVPGPPGDHPPGHTGVTTHPAPGLATRSAYPPAHDDPPHPSYRIPPQPDAAGWDRSPAGTGAGDHPAGQNGGGWAGRATGQDWPPYEDQPSSGGPDPAARADEPRAVPPLPPTVPALASLARATRALPPPTHRDPPDGGDGVRRVQHLPARRHAALPVRIHRPPTAQRRNTPVILAGLVVVLLGAGAVIAGFALVDGEEPEPGGRSAGPPPGAESAGPTPVPTTAAAPGSPPTEVTLVDGRDRVTLDWVYPAGAEGPVVVSGGRAGQEPSAIQELPAGATSFVVYGLDQNTDFCFSVAVVYSTDTVGRARPVCTSRSGASPDR; encoded by the coding sequence GTGTCCTCCGGTTTCGGCGATCTGACCAGACAGGCCAACCAGCTGGTGGCCGCCGGCGATCTCGCCGGTGCCCAGGAACTGCTCGGGGCGGCCCTGGCCAACGCCGATCCCAGTCCGGCCAACGCCTCCGCAGAGCTCGCGGACGCGGCCGGACTGCAGGCCCGGGTCCTGGTGGCGCTCGGCGAGCCGCACTCGGCCCGGGGCTGGGCCGCCTTCGCGTACGCCGCGGCCAGCCGGCTCCACGGCCCCGCTGACCAGCGCACCGTCGCAGCCGCGGCCACCCTCGCCGCGGTCCTGCACCGGGTCGGCAGCCACGACCGCTCGGCGCTGCTCTACCGCGACGTGATCATCGAGTTGACCGCCACCGACGGCCCGGAGTCGCTGCGGGTGCTGGCGGCGCACGCGGACCTGGCCACCGTCGAGTACGCCCGCGGCGAGTGCGAGGTCGCCCGGACCCGGCTGCAGGAGGCCTGGGAGCTGCACCGGGAGGTGTACGGCGACGGCCACCTCAGCGGCATCAAGATGCTGGCCAGGTTGGGCGCCATGCAGCGCGACTGCGGGCACTTCACCGAGGGGCACGGGCACCTCGCCCTGGCCCGGGAACTCTGCCGGGAGCACCTGCCGGCCGACCACCCGCTGGCCACCCAGGTCGCCGCGCTGGCCCGGGCCGCGGCCAACCCCGACCACGTCTGCGCCGACGAGGACGCCGTGGCGGGGCCGGAGCCGCTGGCCGGGCCGACCACCGAACAGGCCACCCCCGGCCACCCGTCCGACCTCGGCCATCCGCGCCAGTACGGCGGTCACGGCGGCGAGCGGCCGGTCGGATCGGCCGCGGAATCGACCGGGCGGCATGCCGCCGGCGCCGACCGGACCGGAGACCACCCGACCAGCCGGGCCGGGGAATATCACCCCACCAACCAGGCCGGAGATCAGCACCCGGCCGGCCGGGTCGCGGACCATCCGACCGGTCAGGCCGCTGCCGGGCGGTACGTGCCCGGACCGCCGGGCGATCACCCGCCAGGCCACACCGGGGTGACCACCCATCCGGCCCCCGGCCTCGCGACCCGATCGGCGTACCCGCCGGCTCATGACGATCCCCCGCACCCGTCGTACCGGATACCGCCGCAACCGGACGCCGCCGGCTGGGACCGGTCCCCCGCCGGGACCGGGGCCGGCGATCATCCGGCCGGGCAGAACGGCGGCGGCTGGGCCGGCCGGGCGACCGGGCAGGACTGGCCGCCGTACGAGGATCAGCCGTCCAGCGGCGGCCCCGACCCGGCCGCCCGAGCGGACGAGCCGCGCGCCGTACCGCCGCTGCCGCCCACCGTGCCGGCGCTGGCGTCGCTGGCCCGCGCCACCCGGGCGCTGCCACCACCAACCCACCGCGACCCGCCGGACGGCGGCGACGGCGTCCGGCGGGTGCAGCACCTGCCGGCCCGGCGGCACGCGGCGCTGCCGGTACGGATCCACCGGCCGCCCACGGCCCAACGCCGCAACACCCCGGTCATCCTGGCCGGCCTGGTGGTGGTCCTGCTCGGCGCGGGAGCGGTGATCGCCGGCTTCGCGTTGGTGGACGGCGAGGAGCCCGAGCCGGGCGGCCGCAGCGCCGGCCCACCGCCGGGCGCCGAGAGCGCCGGCCCGACCCCGGTGCCGACCACCGCCGCCGCACCCGGCAGCCCGCCGACCGAGGTGACGCTTGTGGACGGGCGGGACCGGGTCACGCTGGACTGGGTCTATCCGGCCGGCGCCGAAGGGCCGGTGGTGGTCTCCGGCGGGCGGGCCGGCCAGGAGCCGAGCGCCATCCAGGAGCTGCCGGCCGGCGCGACCAGCTTCGTCGTGTACGGCCTCGACCAGAACACCGACTTCTGCTTCTCGGTCGCGGTGGTCTACTCCACCGACACGGTCGGCCGGGCCCGCCCGGTCTGCACCAGCCGGTCCGGCGCCTCACCCGACCGGTGA
- a CDS encoding ATP-binding protein: protein MVISVAGLAVGLAVGGVVLLAALGYTLHRTVDAEAFKTADAVAILAGQEALPDPLPVAGGEVRVQVVDASGRVRAASIGADRLVPMLYPRELAELGTRDGRYVPGERLGIAGPVRVVLVATGSPDDPQTVLVAKSLTDVRHSLKVVRGILLVGFPLLLVGLALVAWRMIGATLRPVEQLRAGADEITGSARSGRLPVPVSGDEIHRLAVTLNGMLDRLEGARQRQRAFVADAAHELRSPLANMRIQLEVAQRLADQTDWSAVAEDLLADNRRLSRLVDDLLLLARADDAPTGRRSAAAPVELADLLAGVAAGYPADRLRVAPPAAPLWTTGEPEELRRVLANLVDNGLRHAAEEVVLAAEPAPDGSGDHLVTVTDDGPGIAVEDRDRVFDRFTRLDDGRARDGGGAGLGLAIVRELVRRQGGEVRLRDARPGADRPGLRVEVRLPGYDPAADPSDPVGPVDPVDRQGSPVG from the coding sequence ATGGTGATCAGCGTCGCCGGGTTGGCGGTCGGCCTGGCCGTCGGCGGCGTGGTCCTGCTGGCCGCGCTGGGTTACACCCTGCACCGCACGGTCGACGCGGAGGCGTTCAAGACCGCCGACGCGGTGGCGATCCTCGCCGGCCAGGAGGCGCTGCCCGATCCGCTGCCGGTGGCCGGCGGCGAGGTACGCGTCCAGGTGGTCGACGCATCCGGCCGGGTCCGGGCCGCCTCCATCGGCGCCGACCGGCTGGTGCCGATGCTCTACCCCCGGGAGCTGGCCGAGCTCGGCACCCGGGACGGCCGCTACGTTCCCGGCGAGCGGCTCGGCATCGCCGGGCCGGTGCGGGTCGTGCTGGTCGCCACCGGATCGCCCGACGACCCGCAGACGGTCCTGGTCGCCAAGTCGCTCACCGACGTGCGGCACAGCCTCAAGGTGGTCCGTGGCATCCTGTTGGTCGGGTTCCCGCTGCTGCTGGTCGGGCTGGCCCTGGTGGCCTGGCGGATGATCGGCGCCACCCTGCGGCCGGTGGAGCAGCTGCGGGCCGGGGCCGACGAGATCACCGGCAGCGCCCGGTCCGGCCGGCTGCCGGTGCCGGTCTCCGGCGACGAGATCCACCGGCTGGCGGTGACCCTGAACGGGATGCTGGACCGGCTGGAGGGCGCCCGCCAGCGGCAACGCGCGTTCGTCGCCGACGCCGCGCACGAGCTGCGCAGCCCGTTGGCGAACATGCGGATCCAGCTGGAGGTGGCGCAGCGGCTGGCCGACCAGACCGACTGGTCGGCGGTCGCCGAGGACCTGCTGGCCGACAACCGGCGGTTGAGCCGGCTGGTCGACGACCTGTTGCTGCTGGCCCGCGCCGACGACGCCCCGACCGGCCGCCGATCGGCCGCGGCGCCGGTGGAGCTGGCCGACCTGCTGGCCGGCGTGGCGGCCGGCTATCCCGCCGACCGGCTGCGGGTCGCCCCGCCGGCGGCGCCGCTGTGGACCACCGGTGAGCCGGAGGAGCTGCGGCGGGTGCTGGCCAACCTGGTCGACAACGGACTGCGGCACGCCGCCGAGGAGGTGGTCCTCGCCGCGGAGCCGGCACCCGACGGGTCCGGCGACCACCTGGTGACGGTCACCGACGACGGGCCGGGCATCGCGGTCGAGGACCGGGACCGGGTCTTCGACCGGTTCACCCGGCTCGACGACGGGCGAGCCCGCGACGGCGGCGGCGCCGGCCTGGGACTGGCGATCGTCCGCGAGCTGGTGCGCCGGCAGGGCGGCGAGGTGCGGCTGCGCGACGCCAGGCCCGGAGCGGACCGGCCGGGCCTGCGGGTCGAGGTGCGGCTGCCCGGGTACGACCCGGCCGCGGACCCGTCCGACCCAGTGGGTCCGGTGGACCCGGTGGACCGGCAGGGTTCACCGGTCGGGTGA
- a CDS encoding response regulator transcription factor → MRLLLVEDEARLATALQRGLRAEGFVVDVAGDGPSGLDLARHGGYDAMILDVMLPGLSGYRVVRQLRSEDRWLPVLMLSAKDGEYDEADGLDCGADDYLTKPFSYVVLLARLRALLRRGAPQRPAVLTAGDLSLDPARRRVARGEVDVDLTAREYALLEYLMRRGGAVVSKTELLDHVWQASMETTPNTVEVYIGYLRRKIGRDLLQTVRGAGYRLAV, encoded by the coding sequence GTGCGGTTGCTGTTGGTGGAGGACGAGGCGCGGCTGGCCACCGCGCTGCAGCGCGGGCTGCGGGCCGAGGGATTCGTGGTGGACGTCGCCGGCGACGGACCGAGCGGTCTCGACCTGGCCCGGCACGGCGGCTACGACGCCATGATCCTCGACGTGATGCTGCCCGGGCTGTCCGGTTACCGGGTGGTCCGACAGCTGCGGTCCGAGGACCGCTGGCTGCCGGTGCTGATGCTCTCGGCCAAGGACGGCGAGTACGACGAGGCCGACGGGCTGGACTGTGGCGCCGACGACTACCTGACCAAGCCCTTCTCGTACGTGGTGCTGCTGGCCCGGCTGCGGGCGCTGCTGCGGCGCGGCGCGCCGCAACGGCCGGCGGTGCTGACCGCCGGTGACCTCAGCCTGGACCCGGCCCGGCGGCGGGTGGCCCGCGGCGAGGTCGACGTCGACCTCACCGCCCGGGAGTACGCGCTGCTGGAGTACCTGATGCGTCGGGGTGGGGCGGTGGTCTCCAAGACCGAGCTGCTCGACCACGTCTGGCAGGCCAGCATGGAGACCACGCCGAACACGGTCGAGGTCTACATCGGTTATCTCCGGCGCAAGATCGGTCGGGACCTGCTGCAGACGGTCCGCGGTGCCGGTTACCGACTAGCGGTATGA